In Sciurus carolinensis chromosome 4, mSciCar1.2, whole genome shotgun sequence, the sequence tgattcctttttataatttctcccTCTTTATTGATgtatctttcacttcctgtgttttctctctgataccatcctctattttgaagatcaatctaactatgcattttctaaactccttctctgacatttcttctactgtgttgtttATGGAGTCTATTGTTggaatatcttggtttgtttgagacacttttttcttttcgtttgtgtcttctcatctagcagtgtggatctgatgCAATACAGTTTCTACTCTGTATTCTGATAGTGTCACTGAaagcttccagtacctcacctttaagggggagaccaatattaacagcacccaatgcaaacaatatacaaccttaaaccaaatggctcctactAAGGCATCCACAGTTTCATTGCAATTAACAGggatgatgtgttcaattatggtctacaatataaacagtaaatttgctaaaatggttttctgtttcaaatgatggacaatgagggaacagaagtaatGTAAGATATGATAtttatgagggaggagagaagatagaggtcaAATTTGTAGTAAGAGcaaggaattaatagaggttggctgttagtatgagagaagtgagaaagagcaTCCAGGGAGACAATAGGTAAATCAGATGCAATCTTTTAAAAGATATAGATTTATTCAGGTTTTTAGGAAAAGACGgaacacaaaaatcaaaacaaaacaaacgtcacccaaaaccaaaacaaccagAGAAACTCATCATCCTATTGTTCTTCAAGTGCAGTATTTTCtacctgctttatttattttctacctgctttatctatttttcaaatgttcttgtatttacttttttgttccaTATTCATGATTGTTAGTTGTAATGAGTAGGAAAGATTAGATAGAATGTGTCTACTCTATCTTAACTAAGACCAGAGCCCCTCCAAGTAATTTTTAATGCTGTATCCAGCATTCTCCAAAACTCTGAGTGTTTTTGAGTGTAATATTTTTGAGAGTAGTGTTATTCCATGTGTCAGCATATCCATAGGTTCAGGATCCAGTACAGAATATTTGATATGTATGTGTTATAAATTCAGTGACACACTCCTATTCtacttttaattgttttgttattttttctacttAAGCACAGAATCATTGCAGCTTTAAAGTTTGGGTAGTTTTCCTGCCCCTGACATGAGTTAGTCTTATGTTTATATGTTCAGTGTCTTCATGGTAGATAAATTTACTTGGCTTTTCATTtggattctgtttttctttgcagtgctgaaACTTCCTTGTTGGAGAAATGTCTTCAAAGTCAGAAAAGGATAAAGAGAGACTGATTCAAGCTTCTGAAATGTTCTTCCTTCGTGTACAAGATCTTATTTCCTTCATGAATACATTTACTGAGATTCTTAACCACAATATGAATACTCAGATCCCCTTGATGGTTGTGAAAGAAGATAATAACATTAAGGATTTCTTTGAACAAatgcttaaaaattttaaggagatGCAACATGTAGTAGAAGAAAAGTTCAACAAAATGCAAAAGGAGCCTATGTATTCCAAGGTTGCCACAGCTATGTGTTCTATGGTTGACAAATGTACCAATGAGGATTTGTATTCTTCAGCTAaagaagtgtttaaaaatatCCAGACACCAATCATTGTCTCTGTG encodes:
- the C4H12orf60 gene encoding uncharacterized protein C12orf60 homolog, with the protein product MSSKSEKDKERLIQASEMFFLRVQDLISFMNTFTEILNHNMNTQIPLMVVKEDNNIKDFFEQMLKNFKEMQHVVEEKFNKMQKEPMYSKVATAMCSMVDKCTNEDLYSSAKEVFKNIQTPIIVSVMSNSNIRESLESFISLLMTFPIMNLQLRDFYRGDTKGQSDATTSEKILSPDLSKSISTDVLKKLQDALKTENANDPMESAADQLEQIVKGMEPTIQVLQNAVKTMDNDNFKKVNDK